Sequence from the Diadema setosum chromosome 18, eeDiaSeto1, whole genome shotgun sequence genome:
ccatttcaaaatataaGAGAATTTGAAGGCAACAAGTCAACTTGTAAACTAACAGTAAGTATCAGTCAAACAAACATTTGTaggatacatgtataaacatttAAGATATACATACTATGTCCCAACCAAAAATGATACCAAGAATTCTAAATATTTCAAGACAATAAGATCCTCATTCACAAACTACAATCATTACCATTatagaaaacaaatcaaacatgaaacTTGACTgttgaaaacaaacagaaattgtATCCTTGAAACACATTGCGTGCAACCAACTGCAAACTACAGCTtgaagttgtaaaaaaaaaaaaaaaaaaaaaaaaagaaagaaagagctaCTCTGTGGAGACCTTTTTGGGACATTTTATGTAAAGCCACTGCACTTTTGATAAGTTGTTAATGAACTCTCACCATTGGGTCTATTTCCCCGCCCACTACATTCTTGACAGCCCCGTCCTTGAAAGACACCCTCCGGATCGTACTGCTCTCGCTGTCGGCGACGAAGATGCAGTTGAAGGGCTCCTGGGGGGCCAGGGCGAGACCAGATGGCTGGGCGAATCCCGCTTTGCGGGGATAGGAGTTGTTGCGATTCTCCTCCTTGCCGCTGCCCGCATAGTTCATGCACGTACCCTTTGCATGCTCCCTGTGGGACAGACAGGACAACTATCTGATCATTTTCTGCAGACTTCACGGAGTGAACAGAAATAACTGGAGGATCGGCACTGCACAGGCTGATGAAGTGCATAAGGACTGAGTATAACACAGCAGTGCTTTGTGAAACTGCCCAAGCAAAACTCACCTCAAAACCTTCTGAAAAATGGTAAGTGCTGCTGGGAAGGCTTGTTATGTcttattaaaatgaaaatttaatgaaccttgtgaaaaaaaaaggaaacatacTTTCAAACTGTAGACCTATGTGTGTgatatagaaaaagaaaacacataccTGCCAACTCTTAAATTCAGCACATTGGAATAACTGGGAAAAAATCATGTAAAAACAGGAATCTCTTGCCATCTCCCATACAATATTTATCAGCAGGTGATAACAAAAATAGGAACACAGGTTGAATGAAGCTTCTTCTTTCCTAAGAAATAAGACTGTTCGTATTAAATGGAGACAGTTGGCAGTATGAAAATGTATCTCTGCAACATaggtttcattgcaactgattgacaaattgccctacatcgacatgaatttgaataacattgGTTTCATTAAAAAAGCTGCTGTCAGATACTTATGAATAGtcaaattattcatattttcgaACAAAATGTAGTCATTATGAATAGTTTCTAGGGAAAACTACATACCATCTCTTATCAAAACATGCACAAGAAATATGCTGGCCTGTGTTACTTTTACAACATTAACAGATGACAGGCAACATATAGTTTTTCTGATTATATTCACCAATTACTGATTCAGTCTTCACAAACTCTTTACTCAAAAGAGACAAAACACATTATCTTCACATGTCAAACCAAATCTGATGGCAAGCATGATGAATGTTAAAGGAAGTGGTCCTGAAGAATGAGACCGAGTACTCACACAGCCTTATGCCACTGTCCGTCTGAGAGAAACAGTCCCCAGAGCTGATGCGTGCCCGCCATGGCGATGAAGAGCACATCCTGGTTTGGGGGACCCAAGGCCACGTCCCACGGGGAGCTGATGACCTGTTCTACCCCCTGACCTCCTCCGTAGGGGTCATTGCCCTGCTCTCCTGTGCCAGCAATGGTGCTGACATATTGGTTGGACAAGTCAATCTGTATAAAGCATTCAATGAGAGTCTTGTTGTGAAAAACTCTGTTACGGACACAACAGAGTGGTAAGAAGAGTAAATTCTGCAAGCAAGCAGGATGGTATGTGGAGGAATATGGCCACAGTGTGTGAGGGAGGAGAGGATGTGAGAATGGTACAGAGAGAGGGCAAGACAGACGAGCAAATAGTGCATGCATGGATACATGTACCCATACTTGAAAGCCTACAGTCAGATAAAGACCATTATCACTGCAAATGTGTAATGCTGAACTCATTGTGTTAATTCTACCATGAAAAGTAGAACTATTGAAAATGGGATTATTCTTGAGTACActttttaaacaaacaaacaaacaacaaattttctCCAAAATATAATTCaccctaaaacaaattaaaaaggGGGATGTATATGCATTTTATGTCTCTTTGAGAAGATAAAGGACAAACCTTCCGAATGGCATGGTTTTCAGTATCAGCGACATAGATGATATCATCTGCCCAGCAAAGTCCTTGTGGGGCTTGAAACTGAGCTTCATGGTACAGACCATCCCTTAGCCCAGCCAGGGGCCCTCCTATGCAGTGCTTGACCTCACCTTCAGTAGTGGCTATCACTACCCTGTTGTGGCCAGTGTCCGAAATAGCCAGGAGGTCACCTTTCGGGTTGGTGGTGACCTTGCCTGGATACAGGAGGGGCGTGTCCACCAGAGAATCTTTGATGCTCATTAAGGGCAGACTGTGCGGGCTCAGCATCTCACGAGATTTGAAGTGAGCGGAACAGAGCTCGATCGTCTCAAAGAGGATGTCGCGGTGGCCCTCCCCGATGATGGAAATGATAGGTTCCCCCGAGGGACTAATGATCATGAGAGTGGGCCAGCACTGGATCTCCAGATCATTCCACATGATCGCATCATGGTCGTTGATGACCGGATGCTCGATGCCATAGCGCATGATGGCATTCTTGATATTGGTGGACACCTTCTCATTCTCAAACTTGGCAGAATGGACTCCAACCACGGCAATGCCACTCTCCACGGGATACTCCTTTTCAAGGGCCTCAAGATCGGGCAGAATGTGCATGCAGTTGATGCAGCAGTATGTAAAAAAGTCTAGAACAACCACTTTGCCATGCAGGTGGGATTTGAAGGACAATGGTCCTGAAGTGTTGAACCATTCAAGGTCTAAAAGAGAATGAGAAATTGTTACTTCATCATACCTGAGATCATCtattggccaaaaaaaaaaggacatttcTTTGGCTTTCCATAATTACATTATACAATTAACATTAGTTGTATATGCAAAACTGAGCAGCTTTGAAATCATACAATAGAATGTTTTAGAAATTTGTTGCGACATGTTAGGGCATAAGTTAGTACATATggagtctgaaaaaaaaaataatcaagtcCAAATTTGCTCAGACTTCTTCATCTCACATTCAAAGATTTTTagacctttttttcttctccgtACCCCTGATCTCAAATGATCAACATACATGTGTAGGTTGGGGGTAGCGATAATGAATGACAAACAACTCATTTAATCTCTGAGTATTACtcataaaatcaaaacaaacaaactatggaaacaaacaaatgaactacaaaaaataaaacagattttGACCTTGCTTAAACTTTACTGGTTAAGATAACATGATTCAATATCCCAAACTATCACCTACTATGTAAAACAGAAACATTACCAGCACAAGACTTTCTCGAATTGGAGCCAACTACCTTTTTTCCAGCATGAAACTTTGGTGAATTGTCACTGCAGTGCCTGCAAACTAAGTTGACGGCCTTGggaaaaaaatacactgtaggCCCCATCTTCTCTTTGATGAAAAATGTAACAAGTACTAACACTCTGAACTTGGACCCATCCTACAGGCCACAAGTGACACACACACCATacatattttcttgaattttaCCAATCTGTGTGAAGATCTGAGATGGGTTGAGCATGAACTGGCCCTGGCCCTTCCTCCATTCCACAACCACAAGCACAACTAGtatagtgaggtgcccgcacctcgtcgGGGGCCCGacgaataccgtcaccccgcttTAAATTGTTACAAGCGCGCTAAACAACAATTTAAGCCCGGGACTATGTTCAGTACGCTTGGAACTTGACAgggctaccacaaccaagcaaattgtggtgaaaaccgaacagtttttcgcgaaaatctgaaattttatgaGAAATACGTGTTATAAGTATCATCACGGTTACCCGCATGCATCTTTTACGTATCtgtctatgggagcatcaccgtcacccgcacacgtcttttacgtgctttgtctatgccATGGGAGCGCCagtgacgagttgcgggccccttcctatagcgcacaactattccgaATCGTTGGCGTTTGCaacgatagctgcaaattttcgataccgatcagtgaacttgtgattccattggaatcttcagcattttccctgtatgtgagtgggatttcatagaatttcagtgacgaaatgtgattcaaatatgcacaaatgacgaggtgcgggtcacccaagtatTTACTAGCAACTTGGATTTGACCTGATCCTGCTGATTGACATATCACTAGGATGTATGTAGAAACAAAGTTTTGgcacaaaatatgacatgtaAATACTGAGCGAGTATTGCCAATCACAGATTTCAGATTGTCAGAAGTGTATGATTCTAATGTTTAAGAAACTACACACActcactgcactgcactgatgtCAGTGATGTCTAAGCAAACATACACAGCTCCAGACTGCTGAACCATACACAGACTGCTGAACCATACATCATATTTAGTAGATGGGACTACACTTTTAGGGAACAGACCTTTTTCCGCAAAATCATTGTTTTCTACCTACCCTTCGGGAACTCAACCCCCGTTTTTTCATCCTCACTCGATGATAGGCGATCTAACTGAGACTGAATGATGGTTTTTCGTTCATCTGGGGTCAAGTCTGGCCTAAGTAGAGCAGCGCTAACCAACTGAATTGCCTTCCCCATTGTTCTCGCTCCGTGCTTCCGTGATTGAGCTGAGAAGGACGCCCCCGTTCAGCGGCCGCTGGATGCTGCTGTAGCTGCAGCCGCTGGCCGCCGAGCCTGCTAGCCGGCTATGCCGGGCGGCCGGCCGGGCTGAGAGCGAAAAACTGACAATCTATGCTGATTGGCGATCCAGCCGCCGCCGTCGCGCCGGGGACATTCGAACAGGGGGACAGATCGATCGCTTAGTGTAAATCTACTGGATTTGTGTTGGCCGaatgttttgaattttcatccacatgaacatgaacatgagGAAGACAAAACGAAAAACGGAGGAAAACTTGTTGTGTAGGGATGTACGACAACGCATAAAGTATTAATTTAGTCAACTGGGTACTGCAGAAGCCAGAGCGGTTTCTATCTTGGAAAGTCTGCGGGCTATGCCTATGGTGGCCACCGCCACGTGTTGTGAAGAATGTTTCAGACGTGGACAAGACAAGCTCCGAGCCATTTGTaaatgaaaactggttttgaataTTGACATTTGAATAATGTGTGCGACTGCCTCTAGTCAGTATGGAGtggatgtctgtctgtctgaggATGTATTGGAGAAGGCACCTCACTGCCCACATGGTAAGCATGATGATAAGCGGACGTGGGGGCGCAGCGTacaggcggggggggggggggggggaccggggggggggggagaatctGTACATGGGGCATCTAGAACTACTGTCATGTCATTTTGAGTGTCAAATAACGCTTATTTTTGTAACTTACATTGGTTAGAATATTCAGGAGTTTAGTCTTGGCTAGGTTGTTTAATACTCTTTAATAGTTACAATGCGGTTGGGCTGTAGGGTATGTTACGAAATGTCAATCAGTAAAAATAGAGGAGATGGCGGGGTGTTGTGGCCTGGGCCTGTAATCCAGCTGCTTTGAAGGCAAGGGCGGAGATATGGCTCTGTTGGTAGGGTGTCtactagacagaaagatccgtctgtccggaggactctttttatattttgccattaacgctgtcctccgtatacggaggggatccgtgaagccagacgcagtctccgcggaacattccccgacggacagatacagaccgatctttcggtcaaggtgTCTACCTACTGCTGGGTACTGCTGGGTTTGCTTCCAGAGTTTCACTGAGCgacaatgttgtgtgtaaagcATTCCATCCCGTTTAGTACCAGGGtaaccttgaaccttgaagaagttatacacattgtattaaagaggcaaaacactcctGTCCCTTGGGGCCTTGGATAGGACATTAATTAGGGGTCCTGTGTGTGTGCTAGCCACAACACATGAacataaaagatcccacttcattcatcgcaaagagcagggtgccaGCCTGATGAACATGATGAAGTGGTCCCTTTACGCCTATTTACGGTCCCCCAACATACCCACCCACACACTACAAGAAACAGGCGAATGATGCTGACCCCTCATGGTTCACCCCGGGTGACTAGCGTATAGTCGGCAaatggtatcaaccaggcacacaGTGCCATAcatttgaatgaacgaataagAGAGATTTTGAGGTTTTCTCTTTCGTTTCAGTTTCTGTATTCTTCTAAATTTGTTACCTCCCAACAACAGCCAAGTTGTTACATTTCtgtgaatatgatatatttcagAAACACTAAGACTGAATGGCAGGGGCCAACAGTATATAGGTCTAGTTGTGTACTTTAATAGCTTAAGACTTTTGAACTAATTTGTTTACAGAATTGATTGAATTTATTCAAGTTTTGACAGACACACTTGTGGGCCCTAAAAGAACATTGATTTTGTGACATGAAATATGCTAGAAATTAGAATAGGATTTAAAGCAGAGTGTGACTTTCAGCTTGATAAATTATTTCACTTTACAGTTTGACATGTGTTTCCATCAAGTTCAGTGTTCCTTCACAAATTCAATATAGAAAACTAAGATGAGCATTTGTTCATTGACCATCTGCAGGTCCAACACTCCTGTTCGAACGATTCCAACATGGGAAGCAGAAGTCTCAACGATACTTCGCATGCTCGGCGTGTCGGGACAGGACGGACTGCGGCTTCTTTCAGCTCTACTCCGAAATGGAGATCGTGTCGGAGACCAAGCGGCTGATGAGAGAGGAATTCAACAGATCCCGACAGCCCTGGACGAACCAGGAGGAATTCTATGATAGGTCAGTTAAGCAACCATGCTGACATTTTCAGCAAGGATGATTAGGAAATATGGATAGCAGTGTTTTTGCATAAATAACAACTTCTAGCTAACGGGCATGGTAGGGATTTGCAAGTTGACCTTTGCCCTCActgtctcttttttcttttttttttgctgatttttTATAAGGgagtaattataataataataataacatatatGACTTTTATTGCACCAAATCCACTCTGTAAACTGCTCAAGACACATACCATGATCGCTGGATAGGCAGATATGTTATTTCCAACCAGCATTGACAGTGCTCACATTCCACTCcttggggagcattccagccagttgCCATCATACAAGCTCGCACATGCTCATCAACCGACATTCTCATCCAACCAGGTACCCACTGGCTCCCATATACTCCAGGGtagagagcagcaatgtggacaatgtgccttgctgaagggcaaacaaGTAGTGTTCTGATGTATTTTCTATGATGTAATGTTCACTGTAGGAGTTACATTTAAATCATATTGATCTTCTACTTAGACTGTTGGCAATATTACATACAAGTGGATTGGTCCACTAGTAACTTACATTCCTACCAAGTCTTACTCTTGGGAATACTCACTGAAATAGTGTAAATGGGTAAGTTTAGCAAGTTATGGCTATTCAATGCATTGGGTTTTACAGTTTCAGTATGTAAATGCTATGCTATGTACCGCATTATTGGctggtatccccccccccccccacccccacccccaagtaAAGATAAAAGGTTTTGTTTCATGCTTTTTATTCAATCTACaggggaagaaaaaaggaaatgaccCTAT
This genomic interval carries:
- the LOC140242022 gene encoding NHL repeat-containing protein 2-like — its product is MGKAIQLVSAALLRPDLTPDERKTIIQSQLDRLSSSEDEKTGVEFPKDLEWFNTSGPLSFKSHLHGKVVVLDFFTYCCINCMHILPDLEALEKEYPVESGIAVVGVHSAKFENEKVSTNIKNAIMRYGIEHPVINDHDAIMWNDLEIQCWPTLMIISPSGEPIISIIGEGHRDILFETIELCSAHFKSREMLSPHSLPLMSIKDSLVDTPLLYPGKVTTNPKGDLLAISDTGHNRVVIATTEGEVKHCIGGPLAGLRDGLYHEAQFQAPQGLCWADDIIYVADTENHAIRKIDLSNQYVSTIAGTGEQGNDPYGGGQGVEQVISSPWDVALGPPNQDVLFIAMAGTHQLWGLFLSDGQWHKAVEHAKGTCMNYAGSGKEENRNNSYPRKAGFAQPSGLALAPQEPFNCIFVADSESSTIRRVSFKDGAVKNVVGGEIDPMNLFAYGDAGGKGLEARLQHPLGVAWDQNKLLFVADSYNHKIKMIDAAQRYCVTYAGTGEAGKEDSDDLLKAKFNEPGGLVVSPCSSKIYVADTNNHAIRCIDIKKSSVVEVHIQVPRTEVDSKPAAPKKVKSLLSKGIEPTKVEGVLLENDGRLSVRLDIQLPSGSYLTEGAPSSWQIIMPGKELQVVMEKTRLTSLSDPVPSHSWTLHVDQELPCDVAVQVEASIYYCLPSGMCRMQTVGFTIPISIKDGYPNEASTTVVASLSDAI